The window CAAAGAGAAGAGCAAAAAAGAGCTGATCAATTGCCACCTAAGGCCAAATATTTTTTTATCAGCGGATTTTTTTGTCATTTTCATTTGTTGTTGGAGTTTTAGAATCCCTCGAAATCACCACTGCTACTGATCGCCGATAAATATCTAATTTTCCCGTGCTGTCGAGCCTAGTTATTGTGAAAAACATCTCTTAGGGTTCTCTCAAAAATAAGTTCGCAGAATTGGCGCTCAGATTTGGGTTTGATTTGTGCGATCCGATTGAGCAAAGCCGCAGGAATAGTGAGCTATTTTGAGGACTTTGTGATTGAGGATCGTGCAAAGACAGCCTGAAGATGAGATGCCAAAATGTGAAGTTATTTTTGAGAGGGCCCTTAGTACATAATTTATATATAGTATTGTATTCACGATATCAATAAATTATTTGAAGTTGTAACTTGACAGTTTTATCCGAACATTCTGATACGCCTTTGCCAGGAAATAAGTTCAATCCCGGTATTGAGTTGCCGGCGAATCCCCATTAGTTAATATGAGCTATAAATTTACACACATTCAAAAAGAAACTTGAAAACAGTTCTCCCCATCCCCCCCCTATCCATGCACCGTGAAAATGAATGATTTGAGCGAGGCAGTACCCGGAAATCAAAGGCAGTATTCAGATAATAGGTTTTGGCAGCGCTTTTCATCGCTTGAATCCAAGCTTTTCCTCGGTTCATTCGGTTACTTCCCTGTTGTTGGTCGATAAAGTTGCTTTTTCTTAACTCGGAGTCTCGGGCTATATCTTGATCTCCGACCAAAACACACGTCGAAATATCTAACAAATTCTCAGGGTTAAAGGGTTTACCAAACAATTTACCGGCATTTTTCAAGCCATAAGGATAATTGACGCTATAATCGGGAAATGTATACCATCCCGCTGCGGCGATCACCATTCCGGATACATTTTGAGGGAAAGTCATGGCGTAACGGTGAACAAATTGGGCACCACCGGAATAACCGAAGAGAAATAACTTTTTGCTGTCAGCCCCGGTAAGAAAACCAACCTCATCTATAATTCTATTCAGGGCCAAATCTGAGCGGGCTCCTTTATTGCTGCGTCCCAATCGCTGGTAATCGGGAAATCGATCTTGAGGAAACAATGGTGCAATCAGTACTACGCCATATTTTTCAGCAAATGGCAAAAATTTTATGGCGTGTTCCCTGGCCATGCGATTAACACCATGAACGGCAACAAACACTTTGGTTTCCGGCCCTGTTTTCTCGGGAGTATACAGATGGTATTGTTGGGGGTCGTCAATCATTGTGCGTAAACAAAGTTTGCCGGCAGTTGGTTTTTGTTTACCCCTCTTTGTGGGAAAATTGATTTTCGATAACATAGTATTCCTTCTCTATTTTTTATACTGAAGTTTCATGATAAAAATGAACAATTTATGTTGCTCAGGAGGCCATCATGTAGGTTGATTCTTCAGAAGAGTCAACCACAACCAGCGAGCCGTTTTCAATCTGCCAGATTGCGTCAGCACAGGCAAGTCGTTTTGGATCGTGAGTTACCCACAAAATAGTTCCTTGATACTCTTGTAAAATACGCTCAAGAATTTTACCCGCTTCCTGGTCGAGGTGAACATCGGCTTCATCCAGTAGAAGAATTCGGGGATTGCCTAGCATAGCTCGGGCTAATCCTAAGCGTTGTCGTTGACCGAGTGAGAGGTTGTGACCATCTTCGGTTATCCTGGTCAGTTCTCCTTGCGGCAATTCATCAATCAGTTTTCCGAGATCACAGAGCCTCCAAATTCGGTCAATCTCTTCGGTTGACGCTTTAGGATATCGGTATAAAAGGTTTTTTCTGACCGTTCCGCGCAACAAAGGCAGGTCAGGACTGACCATACTGATGGAACGACGAACGGATGCCAGATTATGTTTACCAATATCCTGACCATCAACCAGAATTCGGCCGGCATTCGGATTAATGAGCCTGGCTACCAAAGAGAGCAGGGTCGATTTACCGGCTCCATTGCTCCCGGTAATGACAATCAATTGTTTTGCCTGGGCTGTGGCATTGATCTGTTTAAGAGTTGATCCCAAGCATATATTTTTGAATTCCAGGTGACCGGGGCCAGGTTTCAAGTCGGGTGCGGCAGAGCGATTTCTGATAAAATCGGGAGTTTCAAGAAATTCGTTAATTTTATTTGATGATATTTTATATTCAAGAAAATATTCATACACCCGGCTTAAATCACGCAAAGCCGGAATTAGGAAGCTAATGATAATAACCGCCGCGAGAACGGTGCCGTGAGTTGCTCGGCCAACTTGAATTTCATAGACACCCTGCAACAATATGGCACCGTGAGAGAGGGTCATGATACTCTCGGTTATTCCTCTCATAAGACCAATATTCTTTGCTTTATTGACCATTGACTCCATTAGTCGTTTACTTTGATTACGGATTCTTCTTTGTTCCCGTGCGGTTTGCCCGAAAACTTGAACAACCCCTATGGCAGCAACTTTTTCATTAACGTTGGCGGCAAGATAGGAGCGTAAGCGCCGACTTTCTCTAGCTGCTTCACGTAACCTGGAACCCTGCCTGATAACACTTAGAGCGCCGACTCCAAGGATTAATCCTGCCACCATTGCTATTCTCCAGTTTAAAACACCCAAACCAATTAAGGAGCAAGTGAAAATTGTTCCGGCCACCGCAATGCGTACCAAACCCAAACTTACCCAACGTTTTAAGGCATTAAGATCGCCAATAAAGCGAAGGACGATGGCGCCCCGGCTCCGTTTTTGTAATGTCCGGGGAGCCGAGCGACTCAAACTTTTAAAAAGCAACATACGAATCTGATGAGTATAGTTTTGCCCCAATTTTTCAGCATCAATTCGCTCCGTCATTCTGAGAAAGCCTTTGGCGGTTGCCAGGATGATAAAACCGAGGCCATAATAATAAATATATTGGGTTTGTACATTGGCATCATGTTTAATCAGGTTGTCAAAGGCTGAGCGAACTAAAAGCATGGCCATAATTGCTACCATTGATTGACCCAGACCGTTTGCGGTCAAGCATAACAATATTCGGATTCGGTTTTTTACCAATATTGATGGGATTTCCATTATTTTACTGCATCCTTTTTTTATTGATCAAGAATTGGAACATAGTTGATCAAGAATTGGAACATAGTAGCATCTCTTGTGGGGATAAGCAGTTTTGCAGAAATCCATAAATCGACGGACTAATTAAATCTTTGATGGTTAACACTGTCATATCCAGGACTCTTTTCGCTTCCCGGGTTGCCAGTGGCGAACTGGTTAGTTTTCCGGCAACTGCCATAATCGGAATATGAGTTGACTGTTGCAACCATTGTACACCAGCCCAACTGCCCATAGCATCCCCTGCGGCAAAAATGAGGCCATCGACCTTTTCTTTAAAGATTTTAGATGTGACCAATGTGGCGGTTTCTTCCTGAT of the Pseudomonadota bacterium genome contains:
- a CDS encoding alpha/beta hydrolase; amino-acid sequence: MPFAEKYGVVLIAPLFPQDRFPDYQRLGRSNKGARSDLALNRIIDEVGFLTGADSKKLFLFGYSGGAQFVHRYAMTFPQNVSGMVIAAAGWYTFPDYSVNYPYGLKNAGKLFGKPFNPENLLDISTCVLVGDQDIARDSELRKSNFIDQQQGSNRMNRGKAWIQAMKSAAKTYYLNTAFDFRVLPRSNHSFSRCMDRGGMGRTVFKFLFECV
- a CDS encoding ABC transporter ATP-binding protein yields the protein MEIPSILVKNRIRILLCLTANGLGQSMVAIMAMLLVRSAFDNLIKHDANVQTQYIYYYGLGFIILATAKGFLRMTERIDAEKLGQNYTHQIRMLLFKSLSRSAPRTLQKRSRGAIVLRFIGDLNALKRWVSLGLVRIAVAGTIFTCSLIGLGVLNWRIAMVAGLILGVGALSVIRQGSRLREAARESRRLRSYLAANVNEKVAAIGVVQVFGQTAREQRRIRNQSKRLMESMVNKAKNIGLMRGITESIMTLSHGAILLQGVYEIQVGRATHGTVLAAVIIISFLIPALRDLSRVYEYFLEYKISSNKINEFLETPDFIRNRSAAPDLKPGPGHLEFKNICLGSTLKQINATAQAKQLIVITGSNGAGKSTLLSLVARLINPNAGRILVDGQDIGKHNLASVRRSISMVSPDLPLLRGTVRKNLLYRYPKASTEEIDRIWRLCDLGKLIDELPQGELTRITEDGHNLSLGQRQRLGLARAMLGNPRILLLDEADVHLDQEAGKILERILQEYQGTILWVTHDPKRLACADAIWQIENGSLVVVDSSEESTYMMAS